The DNA sequence GAATTATTGAAGATATCTAACATGAAGAGCATTCCTTCGGCTAAGGTCATGAGGTTAATCGAGGATAGACCTGCTGTGGATTGGAGTTATGTGGAAGAATCTAGAAAGAAGTATGGTATACGTAATGCTACTTTAACGAGTATCGCTCCTACAGGAACAATAAGCATTATAGCTAATACTTCATCAAGTATAGAGCCTATATTTGCTGTAGCTTTTGAGAAATATGTTAGTGTAGGAACATTTATAGAAATTGACAGGTTATTCCTTGAATACTTGAAACGTTATGAACTAGATGATCCAAAACTTATAGAGACAATAGCTGAAAGAGGTAGTATAGGCGACATGTACTTTCTACCAAAGAGTATAAAAGAATTATTTAAGACAGCTTACGATATAGATGTAAAGTACCATGTGTTACACCAAGCCGTATGGCAGCAATGGGTTTGCGCAGGTGTTTCAAAGACAGTAAATATGAGGTTTGAAGCATCTATCGATGATGTTAGAGAAGCCTATATACTTGCATGGATGCTCGGATGCAAGGGTATAACTGTTTATAGAGATAAATCTAAGACTCAACAAGTTATATACGTAGGTGTAAAGATGCAACAAAAGGAAGAGAAAGAAACATTAGAGCATAAAGCTAGTATTACAGCAAAATTTACTGATATAAGTGATGCTGTAGAGAGTTCCGTCAAAACGGGTTGTCAATTATGTGAATACTAATCTGAATAGAATCATATATTTTACATCAATTTTGATGCAACATAGATATGCTGTTCCCTTAGCAATAATTATTAAACTCTTAATCCACAAAAAGAAAATATATACCTATATCTACTCTAAAATCTAGAACTGATGGTGACGCTATACATCAAGTATTCATGGTGATTACTACTTGAAGAAAAGAGCTACTACATATATAGTTGATAAATTTATTGATATTCTGTTAAGTCCAAAAACAAGGATATTTCTAAACCCATTCATCGATATTACGTATAGGATCTACGAAAGATATCTTTTCAAGCAAATTACATCAAAACCTTTGCCAAAACATATAGCAATCATACCTGATGGAAATAGACGTTGGGCTAAAGAGAGAGGGCTAAATCCTGTTGAAGGTCATTATCACGGATATGAAAGAATGAAAGAAGTTATTAAATGGATTTATGACTTAGGTATAGATATAATAACGATATACGCAATGTCTCATGAAAACTGTCTCTACAGATCTGGAGAAGAGCTCAATAATCTATTCGACATAATAAAAAAGGGTTTAATAGAATTAAAAGATCAAGGAATCCTTGACAAATACAGAGTTAGATTAAAGGTATTCGGGAAACTAAGCATCGCTAGAAAAGATGTTATAGATCTTGCTAAAGAATTAGAAGCTCTTACAAATATGTATGACAATAAGTTTCTGAATATAGCTATATGTTATGGTGGTAGACAAGAGATACTCGATGCAGTTAAGGCCATTGCAAGAGATGTTATGGTTGGTAAAATAGATATAGATGGAATAACCGAAGACATTCTTAGAATTAATCTTTCAACATCCCACTTACCATCACCAGAACCCGATCTGGTAATCAGAACCTCAGGTGAATTAAGAGTTAGTAACTTCTTATTATGGCAAATAGCTTATAGCGAGTTGTATTTTTGTGATGTATATTGGCCGGATTTCAGGAAAATAGATCTATATAGAGCTATAAGATCTTACCAGTTTAGAGAAAGAAGGTACGGACGTTAGATAGTTACGTTGCTCATGTTAACATTGCTGGTTAAAGACTTTATTAACCTTGTAACTGCGTATGTATATAGTTCAGACCACTAACTGATAATGTAGCTAGTTGGGAAATAACATGACTGATGAATATACACTTTCCTATGACGAGAAAAGAGTCTATAGAGTTATAATGAACGAGACCATGGCATCAGGAGGTATTTCTCAGAAAGCACTAAAGTCTCACCCTGATCTAAAAGATTTCGAATCTAAAAGAATTACACAAATAGTTAAGAAACTAATGGAGCTGAACATGATTAAAAGGAGTGTTATCGAGAACAACGGTAAACGCACTTATGTCTTAAGAGTCAATAGCAATAAAACACTTGATGAAGCTACATCATTGCATAACGGTGTAGATACTTTATCTCTCCTTGAAATTCCCTGTATTAAATGTAGGTATCTGTTTTCATGCAGCATAGGGCATCCCTATGATCCTCTGAGATGTTCTGTTCTAACACAATTCATATTGGAAAAAACCGGTATTACAACGAACAAACTAGTAAACCTGGTTTAATATCAAGTTTTACAACACATTATTATGTCTGCTATAGGAGCATTAGTCACTACACCATCTGGATATATATAGCTTTTTACAGCTCTATAACCCAATCTCTCTATACATTCTATGACTCTATTTCTTGAGGATACATTAGTGCGTAAGTATCTAGCTATCTGTGGCAATCGCACAGTTATAGCGTCTATGGTTGCATGACTATGAAGTTCTTGTAATAGTTTTCTCGATGATTTCTGTATCCATACAACTTCATTGAGATCTCTCAAGACATCATCAATAATATTTTTATCTATGGTGCTACACATCCATATAGGATTCCACATAACTAGAGGAGTTCCGCATAATGGGCATTTAACATTAATCATGTGAATGTTGCTACCAGGTTCATCTACTTGGCTATATCCACAATAGGCACATATCCTTAAACTCTTTAGACACTCTTTAAGCTGATGATCTGCTTTTGAAGCGCCATTATATACTGCAATATACGTCCTTATATAGTGTTTATATGTATAGGAAAGAATGGGTTTGACATATCTATCGAGAGAATACGATATTCTAGCAATATATGATAGAAGTGCTCTAATGGCTATATCTCTAGAAATCGGTACTAATGCACCTGTAACTCCATATCTTCTATATAACTTGTTGGTATATTTGCCTGTTAGAACAGCTAAATCTGTTGCTGTAATTGCTACGATACCTCCATTACTTGCAGTCGATATAGATGAAAATAAAAATGGTATAGGGCTACCGAATGGATCTATATC is a window from the Ignisphaera sp. genome containing:
- the uppS gene encoding polyprenyl diphosphate synthase — translated: MKKRATTYIVDKFIDILLSPKTRIFLNPFIDITYRIYERYLFKQITSKPLPKHIAIIPDGNRRWAKERGLNPVEGHYHGYERMKEVIKWIYDLGIDIITIYAMSHENCLYRSGEELNNLFDIIKKGLIELKDQGILDKYRVRLKVFGKLSIARKDVIDLAKELEALTNMYDNKFLNIAICYGGRQEILDAVKAIARDVMVGKIDIDGITEDILRINLSTSHLPSPEPDLVIRTSGELRVSNFLLWQIAYSELYFCDVYWPDFRKIDLYRAIRSYQFRERRYGR